The nucleotide sequence CGAGGCATAAAATTACTCCATTATTTTAATAAAACTTAAATAAATATAAGTAAAAAATAATATTTAATAATATTATTTAGGTTTTTTTGTTCCATATTTTGATCTACTTTTTTTTCTATCTTTTACCCCAGTACAATCTAAAGAACCTCTAATAGTATGATATCTAACTCCAGGTAAATCTTTTACTCTACCTCCTCTTATTAAAATAACAGAATGTTCTTGTAAATTGTGTCCTTCTCCTGAAATATAAGAAGTAACTTCAAAACCACTTGTTAATCGTACTCTACAAACTTTACGTAATGCAGAATTTGGTTTTTTAGGTGTTGTTGTATATACTTTTGTGCATACTCCTCTTTTTTGAGGAGAAGAATTTAAAGCAGGAACATTAGTTTTTATTATTTTTCTTTTTCTATTTTTTCTAACTAATTGATTAATTGTTACCATTTTTTTATCCAAATTTAATTTTTATATTTATTTAAATTATAGTTACCATATTATTTGTTTTTTATTTTTTATAACTAAATTAACAAATTCTATGTAATCTATTCTTACAACTTTTTTTGAAATATTTACATCTAAACCCCTAGCTAATATATCATTATTTATTGCAAAAATTAATATTTTCATTTTTTGTTTTACTTTAGTAATTTCTTCCATAAAAATACTATTTTTTAATCCAGCTATTACTCCATCTTGGATTAAGAGTAAATCATCATTTTGATTTAAATAATTTAATAATAAAGAAAAATTACAAGATGATGGAGAATTAAACAAGGTATATAACATATATATAAAATATTTTATTTAATTAAAAATTAAGAATTATATTATAATTATTGATTTTTTTTTGCCATATTAATGGTTTTATAATTTGAATAGGTAAAATCCAATTATTTTGGTTGTAGTCTTTTATTCCTAATATTTCTAAAGATTTTGAACAAACAAAATAATTATTAATATTACATAGTTTTAAAATACCAAAACTAATATTATAATTTTTTAATAAAAATTTTTCTGTCTGTTGTTTTTTCTGTATTTGTAAAATACCATCTCCTATAAAAAATAAAGCTATATCCTCAGTTAATGAGGATATAGAAATTACAGCATCAAGTCCTTCTTTACCAATACTATTTCCATAAGGAGATTTTGAAAATATAAATGCTATTTTATTCATTAAAATTGAACTAAGCGATCACAAGTTAATATTGATTTTGTAAATGTACTTAAAGTAGTTATTTGAAAATAATTATTAATTATATTATTTTGACCATAATTAATAAAATTTTCTTTATTAAAATTACTTTTTTCTTCTAAAATTAAACCTCTTCTTTTAGCAGAAGTAATACATAAATATAAATTTATATGATATTTTATGCTTAATTCTTTCCAAGAAGTAATTAAGTCAAATTTATTATCATTAAATTTAATATTTTTATTAGAATTACATACCCCATCTCTATAAAAAAAAATACTTTTTATTATTTTTTTTTTCTGTATTACTGCTTTAGCGAATAAGTATGCAGAATAAGAATTTTGACTATTATATGGAGCTTCTGTGATTAATATTACAAAAATCATATTATTTAATAATCCAAAATAAAAAAACATTTTATATTAATTTTATATAATATATTTTTTCTTATATACAATTTTTTATGAATAAAAATTTATTATCTCATAATTATTTAAAATAATCTATTACTTACTTTGTAAACATTGAATTTCTTATATCAACAAGTTCAATTTCAAATATTAAAGTAGAATTAGGTGGTATTCCTGCAATAACTTCTGATCCATAAGCTAATTTAGGAGGGATAATTAATGTTATTTTTCCACCTTTTCTGATATATTTTAAACCTTCTTTCCAACCAGTTATTACTTTTTTTAAACTTATAAATAAGGGTTTATTTGGTTCTGTACTATCAAATAAAGTACCATCAGCTAATTTTCCTGTATATTTAATAACAATAATTTGTTTATTATTAGTGATTTTTTTACCATGCCCCATTTTATGTATTTGATAAATTAATCCGCTTTTAGTTTTTTTAACGTTTTTTTTTTTTAAAAAATTTTTAATATATTTTTGTCCTTGAATTTTACTCATTTTTGCTTCATCTTCAGCTTCATCTGGAGTAAAATTTTTAACATTTTTTTCATATACTGAAAGTAATCTTTCCATTTCATCATTAGAAAGTTGATTTTTATTTTCTAAAGAATCAGAAACTCCTTGAAGAATAAATTTTTTTTCTAATACTAATCTTAATGTTTTTTGTGCTTGATAAGTGTTAGCTAAATATTTTCCTATTATAAAACCTAAAGTATAGGACATTTTTTCATTATCATTTTTTAATTTTTTTTCTTTTTTTTTATTTTCTATAACTTTTTTTTTTTTTTGATTTTTTATCTTTTTTTTAGTAAAAGTTTTAGTTTTATTTTTATTCCACCATGATGTATGATTTAATTTAAATGCATTTGCAGTAGATAAATTTAAACTAATACTTAAAATTAATATAATAAATATTGAGATTTTTTTATTAAAAAATTTCATTTTTTCTCCAAAATTTTTTAGTAAGATTAAAATTTTAAATATATAAAATAAGATAACTAAACTATCTTATTTTATATAAATATTACTTTTAATAAAGTAAAAAAACAAGTTTAAATATTAATTTTTATGAAAATTTAAATTAATAATTTTAACATTCTTCTTAATGGTTCTGATGCACCCCAAAGTAATTGATCACCTACTGAAAAAATTGAAAAACAATTTTTATCTATATTTAATTTTTTTATTCTACCTACAACTACATCTAATTTTCTACTTACAAAAGAAGGAGTAAGAAAATTGATAGTATCATTAAAATCATTTGGTATAACTTTTACCCATTTATTATGTGAATTAATAATATAATGGATATTATCTATAGATAAATTTTGATTTAATTTAATTGTAAATGATTGACTATGTGATCGTAAAGTAGCAATTCTAACACATATTCCATCAATAGGGATTTTTTTAGTTTTATTTAAAATTTTATTAGTTTCATATTGTCCTTTCCATTCTTCTTTTGTTTGACCACTATTATTTATTTTTTTATCTATCCAGGGGATTAAATTATTAATTAATGAAGTATGAAAATTTTTTTTTGGAAAATTAGAAGAATTCATATTTTCTGTAATTTTCTTTTCTATATTTAGAATATTATTAGATTTATCATTAATTAAATTAGGTATTATATTAGATATATATTTAATTTGTAAAATAAGTTCTTTTATAAATTTTGCTCCTGCACCTGATGCTGCTTGATATGTAGAAACAGAAATCCAATCAATTAAATTATTTTCAAATAAACCTCCTAAAGCCATTAACATTAAACTAACAGTACAATTACCTCCGACAAAAGTTTTTACTCCCATGTTTAATTTTTCTTGTATATTTTTTAAATTAATAGGATCTAAAACAATAACTGCATTATCTGATGTTCTTAAATTAGAAGCCGCATCTATCCAATAACCATTCCAGCCTATTTTACGTAATTTAAAATAAACTTCATTTGTATATTCACTTCCCTGACATGTAACAATTATGTCTAATTCAAATAGTTTTTCAAAATTATAAGCATTTTCTAATTTTTGATTTTTATTTTTTATATTTAAATCAGGTACAGATTCTCCATATTGAGAAGTAGAAAAAAAAATAGCATTAATATTATTAAAATCTTTTTTTTTTAACATTCTTTTTATCAAAACTGAACCTACCATACCTCTCCAACCGATAAAACCTACATTTTTCATTATTTCCCCTTATAAAATATATTTTTTTTATTTTATATTTTTTTAAAAAAATAAATTAAATATTACATTAAAATAATATGTATTATACTTACAGATAGGTATAATTGACAATTATGAATTTTTTAAAAAAATTAAATTTTATTAATATTCCAATTAATAGGTTTTTTTCTTTTTAAGAGAAGATATTCATTCGTTTTAGAAAAATGTCTACAAGTAGAAAAACCTTTATAAAAAGATAACGGAGAAGGATGTGATGTTGTTAAAATTAGATGTCTTGATGTTATTAAATGTACTTTTTTTTTAGCATATGTTCCCCATAATAAAAAAACAATATTTTTATAATGAGAATTAATTATTCTTATTACATTATTTGTAAAAATTTCCCATCCAATATTAGCATGTGATTGAGGTTTTTCTTTTTCTACAGTTAAAATAGAATTTAATAACATTACACCTTCTTTTACCCAATTTATTAAATACCCGTGATTAGGAATTGTAAAATTAGGAATATCTAATTTTAAAGCTTTATAAATATTTTTTAGTGTAGGAGGAATATTTATATTAGGCATTACCGAAAATGCTAATCCATTAGCTTGATTAAAACCATAATAAGGATCTTGACCAATAATTACTACTTTTAAATTATTAAAATTTATTTTTTTAAAAATATTAAAAATATATTCCTTTTTAGGATAAATAATTTTATTATTACTAATATCTATATTAATTTTTTTAATTAATTTTATAAAATATTTTTTTCTTTTTTCTTGATGAAAAAAAAATTTCCATAAAAAATTTTTATTATTCATGATAATGTATAATATTAAAAATATAAATTTATGTAAAATAAAAAAATATTATATAATATTATATTAATAAATAAAATAGAATTTTATTCTAATTAAATATTTTAATATTTTATTTTTAATCAAAATGATAAGGGAAATAAAGTGATGAAATATTATGAAATAATATTAATGATAAATCCAGATCAAAGTGATCAAATAAATAATATTACAGAATATTATAAAAAATTTATTATTAAAAATAATGGTTCTATTTCAAGATTCGAAGACTGGGGTAGGAGACAATTAGCTTATCCTATATTAAAATTACATAAAGCGCATTATATTTTAATAAATATTATTTTAAATAATAATAATATAATAAATAATCTTGAAAAAAATTTTAGAATTAATGAAAATATCATAAGATATCTTATAATTAAAACAAAAACAGATAGAAAAAATATATCTTGCGTTTTAAAATTAAAAGATAAACGGCAAGAAAAACGTAATGATGTCATTAAAACAATATAAATATAAATTCCTACAAACAAAATAAGTTTATTCTATAAATATTTGGAGTATGTGTAATGGCACGCTATTTTCGTCGTCGTAAATTTTGTCGTTTTACAGCAGAAAAAATTAAAGAAATTGATTATAAAGATATTTATCTTTTAAAAAATTTTATTACTGAAAGTGGGAAAATTGTACCTAGTAGAATTACTGGTACTAAAGCAAAATATCAACGTCAATTAACTAAAGCTATTAAATTAGCAAGATATTTATCTTTAATATCTTATACTGATCATCATAAATAAATTTATAGAATTATTATCTTTTATTTTTAGCAAAATTATTAATTAATAAGAGTATTAAATTATGAAAGTAATTTTATTAGATTCTATTTTAGGTTTAGGTAAAAAATCTCAAATTATAGATGTTAAACCTGGTTATGCACGTAATTTTTTAATACCAAAAAATAAAGGTATCATTGCCACAAAAGATAATATTAATTTTTTAAAAAAAAAACTTTTAGAAAAAAAATCTAAATTGTTAGATATTTTAAATAAAGCAAAATCAAAATTAAAAAAATTTAATAATATAAAAAAAATTATTATTAAAGCTAAATCAGGAAAGAATGGTAAATTATTTGGATCAATTGGTAAAAATGACATTTTAAATGAATTAAAGGAAATAGGATTAGAAATTTCTAAAAAAGAAGTAAAATTACCTAAAGGAGGATTTAAAAAAATAGGAGAGTATAATATTACTTTTCAGTTTCATGAAAAAATTTCAGTTGAAAAAATAATTAGCATAGTAAATGCTAAATAATTAATTTTATTTTATTTAATACTAATATATTGACTAATTAAAAATTTTTTATGTATAATGAATGTGTATGGAACATGATTATTTAGAACAGTATTATTTTACAAACCCAGTCAGGTCTGGAAAGAAGCAGCTGTAGTAAACATAATATGTGTAAAAAATAGTCATGTTCTATTTAATTAATTTTTTTAGAATATATTAAAAATGAATTCTCATGTTTTAGCCATAAAATGGCGTCCTCAATCCTTTAATGATGTTGTTGGTCAAAATCATGTTATACAAGCTATTAAATATAGCTTATTAAAAAAAAAAATTCATCCTGCCTGGATTTTATCTGGTAGTAGAGGAGTTGGTAAAACAACAATAGCACGTATATTTGCAATGGGATTAAGTTGTTTAAAAGGTATTACCCATAATCCATGTGGATTATGTGATAATTGTATGTCTATTAAAAATAATTCTTTTTTAGATTTAATTGAATTGGATTCTGCATCTAAAACTAAAGTAGAAGATATTAGAGAAATTTTAGAAATAATTTATTATCTTCCTGTGAAAGGAAGATATAAAATATATATTTTTGATGAATTTCATATGTTATCAAAACATAGTTTTAATGCTTTATTAAAAATAATAGAAGAGCCTCCTGAATACGTAAAATTTATATTTGCAACAACAGAATTACAAAAAATTCCAATAACTATTATATCTAGGTGTATGCAATTTAATTTAAAATTAATAGAAAAAGATATAATCTTAAATCAATTAAAAAAAATTTTAAATAAAGAAAAAATTAAATATGATGAAGAAGCATTAAATATTTTATCAAATACTGCATGTGGTAGCATGCGTGATGCATTAAGTTTAACAGATCAATTAATGTCTATGGGTTCATTAACCATAAAAAATGTTTATTTAATGTTAGGATTAATAAAAAAAGAATATTTAATTTTATTAATATATAATTTTAAAACAAAAAAAAATAACTTAATTTTTAATTTAATTCATAAAATTTCTATGTTTAATATTAATTGGGAAAATATTATTACAGAAATAATGATATTAATACATAATATTTTAAAAATTAAAATTTTAAATAAAAATTCTAATTCTTTTTTGAAAAATTTAAATTTTGAAAAAAATATAGTAATATTTTATCAAAAAATTATTAATAATTTTTCAGAAAATGAACTAAAATTTTTATATAAATTTTTAAATACAGGAAAAAAAAATTTATATTTAGCACCAAATCCTAAAATTGGATTTGAAATGATTATATTAGAAATATTAATATATTTTAATAGTTATTAATTAAATTTAAAAATTTGATAAAATTTTATTATAATTCCTTTATAAATTAAATTATATAAATATATTTTAATGTTTTATATAAATAAGAGATAGATATTTATGGAAAAAAAAGAAACTAGAAGTTTTCAATCTGAAGTAAAACAATTATTACATTTAATGATTCATTCACTTTATTCAAATAAAGAAATTTTTTTAAGAGAATTAATTTCAAATGCTTCTGATGCTATTGACAAATTAAAATTTAAAACATTGTCTAATCCTAATTTATATGAAAATGATTCATCATTAAAAGTACAAATTTCTATAAATAAAGAAAAAAAATTAATTATTATTAATGATAATGGTATTGGAATGTCTCGTGAAGAAGTTATTGAAAATTTAGGTACAATTGCAAAATCTGGTACCAAAGATTTTATAAAATCTTTAACTTTATCTTCTAATAAAAAATCAGAAATAAATTCACAATTAATAGGACAATTTGGTGTTGGTTTTTATTCTGCTTTTATAGTTTCTGATAAAGTTTCTGTTAAAACTAGATTAGCAGGATGTTCTTCAAATAAAGGTGTTTTTTGGGAATCAACAGGAGAAGGTAAATATTATGTAGCTAATATAAATAAAGAATCAAGAGGTACTGAAATTATATTACATATACGTTCTAAATATGATGAATTTTTAGATACATGGCGTATAAAAACAATAATTAACAAATATTCAGAACATATAGCCTTACCAATAGAAATTAAAATGTATAATAAAAAGGAAAAAAAATATTATTGGGAACAAATTAATAAAGCACAAGCACTTTGGTTGCGTAATAAAACAGAAATTAGTAACACAGAATATAAAGAATTTTATAAACAATTAACATATGATAATCTTGATCCCATCACATGGAGCCACAATCATGTAGAGGGTAAACAAGAATATACTAGTTTATTATACATACCCTCAAATATCCCATGGGATATACGTAATCGAGATTATAAAAACGGATTAAAATTATATGTACAAAGAGTTTTTATTATGGAAGATGCAGAACAATTATTACCAAAATATTTAAGATTTACTAGAGGTTTAGTTGATTCTAATGATTTACCTTTAAATATTTCAAGAGAAATTTTACAAAAAAACAGTATTATTCATAATATGAAGATAACATTAACAAAAAAAGTTCTTAATATGTTAATGAATCTTAGTAAAAATAAAAATATATATGATAATTTTTGGAAAAAATTTGGTGTAGTCTTTAAAGAAGGTCCTGCAGAAGATATAAATAATAAAAATATTATTATAAAATTGTTACGTTTTTCTTCAACATATAATAATAATGCAGAACAAAATGTATCTTTAGAAGAATATTCAAAAAGAATGATAAAAGGACAAAATAAAATATATTTTTTAACATCAGATAATTATATTTCTGCAAAAAATAGTCCCCATTTAGAATTCTTCTATAAAAAAGGTATTGAAGTATTATTATTAACAGATCATATTGATGAATGGATGATGAGTTATATTACTGAATTTGAAGGGAAAAATTTTCAATCAATTAGTAAACAAGATGATTTGTCAGATGAATTTATTAAACAAAATGATAATATCATAAAAGATGAAATAAAAGAAAAATTTAAACCTTTTTTAAAAAAAATACAAGATTTATTAGGAGAGAAAATAAAAAAGGTTAAATTAACAAATAGATTAATTAATACACCTGCTATTGTAACTACAGATACAAATGAAATGAGTACCCAAATGGCAAAATTATTTGCTGCAGCAGGACAAAAAATTCCAGAAATAAAATATAATTTTGAATTAAATCCAAATCATATTTTAATAAAAAAAATTTTTAAAATAAAAGATGAAAAATATTTTTCTGAATTTATCTCTCTATTGTTAGAAGAAGCAATTTTAGCAGAAAAGGGTACTTTAGATAATCCTCATAAATTTATTGGTCGTATAAATAATTTTTTATCTAAAATATAAATATATAGATAATAGATAAGATAATTATCTTAATAATTATCTTATCTTTTAATTAAAAAATATCTAAAATTTCTTTTTTAGTAAAATTTTTTATTTTTTTTAATTAAATAATAAAATTTTATTAAAAATTTAATTAATATAAAAATTATAGTTAATTACAATAAACTATTTACTATTTTAAAAAATCATTTTATGATTTAATTTAAAATATATACCTTATCCTTAAGATAAGGATTCTTTTCACAATTATAATAAAATTAATAATATAAAAAAATGGCAGAAAAAAGAAACATATTTTTAATAGGCCCTATGGGAGCAGGAAAAAGTACAATTGGACGTCATCTTGCAAATTTATTAAAAATGGATTTTTTTGATTCAGATCAAGAAATTGAACGTCGTACAGGAGCTGATATTAATTGGGTATTTGACGTTGAAGGAGAAGAAGGTTTCAGAAAACGTGAAAAAAAAATTATTAATGAAATAACTCAAAAACAGGGAATTATATTAGCTACTGGAGGAGGATCTATCCAATCAAAAGAAACAAGAAAACTTCTATCTTCTAGAGGTATTGTTGTATATTTAAAAACTACTATTGAAAAGCAATTAAGTCGTACTAAAAGAGATAAAAAACGTCCTTTATTACAAAAAAATAAAAATCAATTAGCTAAAGAAATATTAGAAAAATTAGCTAAAAAAAGAAATCATTTATATGATGAAATTGCTGATATTATTATAAAAACAGATGAACAAAGTGCAAAAATTGTTGCTAACCAACTTATTAATTTATTAGAAAAAAATTAAAAGGATATAATCTTATATATGGGAAAAACTATTTTAGTTTCAACAAAAAAATATAATTATCCAATTATTATTGATTTTAATCTATTTGATAAACTATTATCCTTCCCCTTTTTAAAAAAGGGAGATAGTGTTATGATTGTAACTAATAAAATAATTTTTTCTTTATATTTTAACAAAGTAGTTAAACAACTCCATAATATTGGAGTAAGAATAAATCATGTTATAATTCCTGATGGTGAAAAATATAAAACATTAATTACTGTAAATATTATTTTTACAGCATTAATTAAAAATTTACATAGTAGAGATACTACCCTAATTGCTTTAGGAGGAGGTGTTATAGGTGATATTACAGGTTTTGCTGCTTCTGTTTATCAAAGAGGAGTAAATTTTATCCAGATACCTACTACTTTATTATCACAGGTAGATTCCTCCGTAGGAGGTAAAACTGCTGTTAATCATATTTTAGGAAAAAATATGATAGGTAGTTTTTACCAACCTAGTATTGTAATAATAAATTTAAATTGTTTAGATACCTTATCTAAAAGAGAATTTTCTGCAGGTTTAGCAGAAGTTATAAAATATAGTATCATTTTTGATAAAAATTTTTTTTCTTGGTTAGAAAATAATATTAATAAATTATTTAATTTAGATAGAAAATCTATACTTTATTGTATAAGTAAATGTTGTAAATTAAAATCTCACATTATTAATAAAGATGAATATGAAATAAATAAAAGAGCATTATTAAATTTAGGCCATACTTATGGCCATGCAATTGAAATAGAACTAGGATATGGTAAATGGTTACATGGAGAAGCAGTATCTGCCGGAATAGTTATTGCTGCTATAACATCTAAAAAACTTAATTTAATAAGGAATAAAGATATTATAAGAATTATCAATTTATTAAAAAAATGTAATTTACCAGTAAAGGGACCAAATGATATGGGTATAAAACAATATCTTAAACATATTTATAGAGATAAAAAAATAAAAAAAAATAAAATTAATATTATTCTTCCTATTAAAATTGGTAAAGCTATTATATATAATAATATTTCAGAAAAAATTATTTCTGCTGCTATTACTGAAAATAAAAAAGTAAATTTTTAAAATAATTTGAAATTATTATTTATTATAGTGAATTTAATAAAATGAAAAATAAATTAATTGCTGCATCTATTTTATCTGCAAATTTTGCATGTTTAGGTAAAGAAATTAATGATGTTTTAGAAGCTGGAGTTGATAAAATACATTTTGATGTTATGGATAATCATTATGTACCTAATTTAACAGTTGGCCCATTAGTTTTAAAATCTTTAAGAAAAAATAATATTAAGTGTGAAATTGATATTCATTTGATGACAAAAAAAATAGACAATTTAATAATTAATTTTGCAAAATTAGGTGCTAATAGCATTATTATTCATCCAGAAAGTTCAAAACATCTAGATAGAAGTATTTCATTAATAAAAAATTATGGTTGTAAAGCAGGATTAGCTTTAAATCCATCTACTTCTTTAAATTATTTAGATTATTTAATTCATAAATTAGATTTAATACTAGTTATGTCTGTTAATCCTGGTTTTGAAGGACAAAAATTTTTAAATTATATTTATAAAAAAATTATCCAAATTAGAAAAATTATTAATAAAAAAAAGAAAAAGATTTTATTAGAAGTAGATGGAGGGATTAATATAGATAATATAACAAATATAGCTGTTTCTGGGGCAGATGTATTTATAATTGGTTCTACTTTATTTAAAAGTAAACTATCATATAGTAAAATTATAAAAGATATTAGATTAAAATTAAGTAAAATATATTAAAATATAAAAAATTATGAAAAAAATAATATTTAGTGGTATACAACCAACAGGATTATTAACTATTGGTAATTATATTGGGGCTTTAAGTCAATGGAAAGAATTACAAAAAAAATATTTTTGTATTTATTGCATAGCTGATTTACATTCTTTAACCATATATCAAAAAA is from Enterobacteriaceae endosymbiont of Donacia bicoloricornis and encodes:
- the rpe gene encoding ribulose-phosphate 3-epimerase, which translates into the protein MKNKLIAASILSANFACLGKEINDVLEAGVDKIHFDVMDNHYVPNLTVGPLVLKSLRKNNIKCEIDIHLMTKKIDNLIINFAKLGANSIIIHPESSKHLDRSISLIKNYGCKAGLALNPSTSLNYLDYLIHKLDLILVMSVNPGFEGQKFLNYIYKKIIQIRKIINKKKKKILLEVDGGINIDNITNIAVSGADVFIIGSTLFKSKLSYSKIIKDIRLKLSKIY
- the aroB gene encoding 3-dehydroquinate synthase — encoded protein: MGKTILVSTKKYNYPIIIDFNLFDKLLSFPFLKKGDSVMIVTNKIIFSLYFNKVVKQLHNIGVRINHVIIPDGEKYKTLITVNIIFTALIKNLHSRDTTLIALGGGVIGDITGFAASVYQRGVNFIQIPTTLLSQVDSSVGGKTAVNHILGKNMIGSFYQPSIVIINLNCLDTLSKREFSAGLAEVIKYSIIFDKNFFSWLENNINKLFNLDRKSILYCISKCCKLKSHIINKDEYEINKRALLNLGHTYGHAIEIELGYGKWLHGEAVSAGIVIAAITSKKLNLIRNKDIIRIINLLKKCNLPVKGPNDMGIKQYLKHIYRDKKIKKNKINIILPIKIGKAIIYNNISEKIISAAITENKKVNF